A region from the Paenarthrobacter aurescens genome encodes:
- a CDS encoding S8 family serine peptidase gives MTVGHRRIVSAALATTLAGVALAGALFSAPAANADAWRDKEYWLKESGVTNAWQVSKGAGVKVAVIDSGVDGSHPDLKGVVVGGTDVSGAGAPNGQKSIGAKTEHGTLVATMLAGRGHPAPPPPPSASPSASASPAPPPPPPTTPPAGGPDGIVGVAPEAEILAISTWLGSPNPGGKTDQEQIPEAVRWAVDNGAKVINISLGSTSPDWPQSWDAAFLYAEQKDVVIVAAAGNRVGGNVQVGAPATIPGVLTVAGLDGEGRASVDSSSQGISIGVAAPAEKLVGGIPGGSYAEWAGTSGAAPIVSGVAALIRSKWPEMSATQVINRIVSTAKDAGAPGKDPIYGYGILNAEAALKNDVPVTSTNPLGSIGDWIRVHRRGVFSEPEPAPVASPTSAAPTLADPTVPVAKTPATMDDALPAAVVLGFGALFVALVAGASIQLRRVLKNPPAVPEEAETGALVKVDPPSRT, from the coding sequence ATGACAGTGGGCCACCGGCGCATCGTCTCCGCTGCGCTTGCCACTACCCTGGCAGGCGTGGCGCTGGCCGGCGCGCTGTTCTCGGCCCCGGCTGCCAACGCAGATGCCTGGCGGGACAAGGAGTACTGGCTTAAGGAATCGGGAGTCACCAACGCCTGGCAGGTGTCAAAGGGGGCTGGAGTCAAGGTCGCGGTCATCGACAGCGGTGTTGATGGAAGCCACCCTGACCTCAAGGGCGTAGTGGTGGGTGGAACGGATGTCTCCGGGGCCGGGGCCCCGAACGGACAAAAGAGCATCGGTGCCAAGACCGAGCACGGCACGCTGGTAGCCACCATGCTGGCCGGCCGTGGTCACCCGGCACCCCCTCCGCCGCCGTCAGCATCACCGTCCGCTTCGGCCTCACCTGCCCCTCCGCCTCCGCCACCCACCACTCCGCCTGCCGGAGGACCCGACGGAATTGTGGGCGTGGCACCCGAAGCGGAGATCCTGGCCATCTCAACGTGGCTCGGTTCACCGAACCCCGGTGGCAAGACTGACCAGGAACAGATACCGGAGGCCGTCCGCTGGGCGGTGGACAACGGTGCCAAGGTCATCAACATTTCCCTGGGCAGCACCTCTCCTGACTGGCCGCAGAGTTGGGACGCCGCGTTTCTCTATGCGGAGCAGAAGGATGTGGTGATTGTTGCCGCGGCGGGGAACCGTGTGGGCGGCAACGTACAGGTCGGGGCTCCCGCCACTATCCCCGGTGTTCTCACCGTTGCCGGATTGGACGGCGAAGGGCGTGCCAGCGTGGACTCATCGTCCCAGGGCATCAGCATTGGAGTAGCAGCCCCCGCGGAGAAGCTGGTGGGCGGAATCCCCGGTGGCTCCTACGCCGAATGGGCGGGCACTTCCGGTGCTGCTCCCATCGTTTCGGGAGTGGCAGCCCTCATTCGTTCCAAGTGGCCGGAAATGAGTGCCACGCAGGTCATCAACAGGATTGTCAGCACGGCCAAGGACGCCGGCGCTCCGGGCAAGGATCCAATCTATGGCTACGGCATCCTCAACGCTGAGGCGGCGTTGAAGAATGATGTTCCTGTAACCAGCACCAACCCGTTGGGTTCCATCGGGGACTGGATCCGCGTCCACCGCCGCGGTGTTTTCAGCGAGCCTGAGCCCGCGCCGGTGGCAAGTCCTACCAGTGCCGCTCCCACGCTCGCGGATCCGACTGTTCCCGTTGCCAAGACGCCGGCCACCATGGACGACGCCCTTCCTGCCGCCGTCGTCCTTGGTTTTGGAGCCCTGTTCGTGGCCTTGGTGGCGGGTGCTTCGATCCAGTTGCGCAGAGTGCTGAAGAACCCGCCGGCAGTGCCCGAGGAGGCGGAAACGGGAGCCCTGGTGAAGGTGGATCCGCCCTCCCGGACGTAG
- a CDS encoding DUF501 domain-containing protein — protein MEENTAAVPQESRQPSAHDLEVLSRQLGRPVRDVVEIPARCVCGNPLVAATAPRLSNGTPFPTTFYLTHPVITSAVSRLEAGGLMNEMNERLTADDELAGAYRGAHEAYLQARNEIAHRSGTGAVPEIDGISAGGMPTRVKCLHVLVGHSLAAGPGVNPLGDQALDSITEWWTKDRCYCDGAWDTAGEAPSRDLSRHGPQGLPEIVGRPAPVRKSKTESESGKEGTA, from the coding sequence GTGGAAGAGAACACGGCAGCCGTGCCGCAGGAATCCCGCCAGCCATCAGCTCACGATCTTGAGGTTCTGAGCCGCCAACTGGGCAGGCCGGTCCGGGACGTTGTGGAGATCCCGGCCAGGTGCGTCTGTGGCAACCCCTTGGTGGCCGCTACGGCTCCCAGGCTGAGCAACGGAACGCCTTTCCCCACTACGTTCTACCTGACGCACCCGGTGATCACGTCGGCAGTGTCGCGGCTTGAAGCGGGCGGGCTCATGAACGAGATGAATGAACGGCTCACCGCTGATGATGAGCTGGCCGGTGCCTACCGAGGGGCCCATGAGGCCTACCTGCAGGCCCGCAATGAAATCGCGCACCGCTCCGGGACAGGAGCGGTGCCGGAGATTGATGGCATTTCAGCCGGCGGCATGCCCACCCGGGTGAAGTGCCTTCACGTCCTGGTGGGTCATTCGTTGGCTGCCGGTCCGGGCGTTAATCCGCTGGGGGACCAGGCGCTGGACTCCATTACCGAGTGGTGGACCAAGGACCGTTGCTATTGCGACGGCGCGTGGGACACGGCCGGCGAGGCACCTTCCCGGGACTTGAGCCGCCATGGTCCGCAGGGACTGCCGGAGATCGTGGGGCGTCCCGCGCCGGTGCGGAAGTCCAAAACTGAGTCCGAGTCCGGGAAGGAAGGCACCGCATGA
- a CDS encoding Ppx/GppA phosphatase family protein, producing the protein MSRVAAIDCGTNSIRLLIADASTKGLETTTAGPLTDVVREMRVVRLGQGVDATGELAPEALERTFAAARDYAALIKEHGAGRIRFAATSATRDARNRQVFVDGIREVLGVQPEVITGDEEAALSFAGASSVLPAMGEDPILVVDLGGGSTEFVLGNSSGVIAARSVDVGCVRLTERHLRNDPPSAAQIAAAEADVDAALDLAAQTVPLDRATAVVGVAGSITTITAHALGLDEYRTNRIHGASLDLETITDACTSLLEMTRDERAALPYMHPGRVDVIGAGALVWRRILGRLAEVSNGRIRAAVASEHDILDGIALSIRDGQ; encoded by the coding sequence ATGAGCCGGGTGGCCGCCATTGACTGCGGAACCAACTCCATCCGCCTCCTCATCGCCGATGCCTCCACTAAAGGATTGGAGACGACCACTGCCGGACCGCTGACCGACGTCGTGCGGGAAATGCGGGTAGTGCGGCTCGGCCAAGGCGTTGACGCGACGGGCGAACTCGCCCCTGAAGCCCTGGAGCGCACCTTCGCTGCCGCGCGGGACTACGCGGCGCTGATCAAGGAACACGGCGCAGGACGGATCCGCTTCGCAGCTACCTCGGCCACGCGTGACGCCAGGAACCGCCAAGTGTTTGTGGACGGCATCCGGGAAGTGCTGGGAGTGCAGCCTGAGGTGATCACCGGTGACGAGGAAGCCGCGCTCTCTTTCGCCGGTGCCAGCAGTGTCCTGCCGGCCATGGGGGAGGACCCCATCCTGGTGGTGGACCTCGGCGGCGGAAGTACCGAATTCGTGCTGGGCAATTCCAGCGGCGTGATCGCGGCACGCTCTGTTGACGTTGGCTGCGTGCGACTCACTGAGCGTCACCTTCGCAACGATCCGCCCTCTGCCGCCCAGATCGCCGCAGCAGAGGCCGACGTCGACGCCGCGCTTGATCTTGCTGCGCAAACGGTCCCGCTGGACCGCGCCACAGCCGTGGTTGGGGTTGCAGGTTCCATCACCACCATCACCGCGCACGCTCTGGGCCTGGACGAATACCGGACCAACCGCATCCACGGTGCTTCGCTGGACCTGGAAACCATCACCGATGCATGCACCAGTTTGCTGGAAATGACGCGGGACGAGCGGGCTGCCCTTCCATACATGCACCCGGGACGGGTGGATGTGATCGGAGCCGGAGCGTTGGTATGGCGCCGCATCCTGGGCCGCTTGGCGGAGGTCAGCAACGGGAGAATCCGTGCCGCCGTTGCCAGCGAGCACGACATCCTGGACGGCATCGCCCTGAGTATCAGGGACGGTCAATGA
- a CDS encoding ABC transporter substrate-binding protein: MFDLSPAAPRAAKLTALGIGVALLATACGGSSTPTQTGSQSAAAAGIACPAPSGGAGAGNSQAATNTGPVPPSTTTTATPLKLGSLLPTTGSLAFLGPPEIAGVNLGVKEVNDAGGVLGAPVEVTHRDSGDTKTDIATQSTTALLGQGVSAVIGAASSGVSKTVINQITGAGVIHFSPANTSPDFTTWDDKGLYWRTAPSDVLQGKVLGNYMATCGAQTVGMIVLNDAYGTGLQKNVKEAFEAAGGKVVAEELFNEGDSQFSSQVDKVLAAKPDAIALITFDQAKSIVPLMTGKGVKPTQLFMVDGNTSDYSKDFQAGTMKGAQGTIPGTFAKDAFKQKLLAIDPALKDYSYAGESYDAVNLISLASEAAKSTKGTDIAAKLKEVSEGGEKCTDFPSCVTLLREGKDIDYDGQSGPVTFSDAGDPTEAYIGIYEYQDDNTYKPVREEFGKL; the protein is encoded by the coding sequence ATGTTTGATCTTTCCCCAGCGGCGCCCCGAGCCGCCAAGCTAACAGCGCTTGGCATTGGGGTCGCTCTCTTGGCCACAGCTTGTGGTGGGTCTTCTACGCCTACCCAGACTGGGTCTCAATCCGCCGCTGCAGCAGGTATCGCCTGCCCGGCACCCAGCGGCGGGGCGGGAGCCGGCAACAGCCAGGCTGCCACCAACACGGGACCTGTACCTCCCTCGACCACCACTACGGCTACGCCGCTTAAACTTGGATCGCTCCTGCCGACAACGGGGTCGCTGGCGTTCCTCGGCCCGCCCGAAATCGCCGGTGTCAACCTCGGCGTCAAGGAAGTCAACGACGCCGGTGGCGTCCTGGGTGCCCCGGTGGAAGTAACGCACCGCGACTCCGGTGACACCAAGACCGACATCGCCACGCAGTCCACCACCGCCCTGCTGGGTCAAGGCGTGAGTGCCGTGATCGGCGCTGCCTCGTCCGGCGTTTCCAAGACGGTCATCAACCAGATCACCGGCGCCGGCGTCATCCACTTCTCTCCCGCGAACACCTCACCTGACTTCACCACATGGGATGACAAGGGCCTCTACTGGCGCACTGCGCCCTCGGATGTCCTGCAGGGCAAGGTCCTCGGCAACTACATGGCCACCTGTGGCGCCCAGACCGTTGGCATGATCGTTCTTAACGACGCCTACGGAACCGGCCTGCAGAAGAACGTCAAGGAAGCCTTCGAGGCAGCCGGTGGCAAGGTTGTTGCTGAAGAACTCTTCAACGAGGGCGATTCGCAGTTCAGCAGCCAGGTGGACAAGGTCCTCGCAGCCAAGCCGGACGCAATCGCACTGATCACCTTCGACCAGGCAAAGAGCATCGTCCCGCTGATGACCGGCAAGGGCGTCAAGCCTACTCAGCTGTTCATGGTTGACGGCAACACCTCGGACTACAGCAAGGACTTCCAGGCCGGCACCATGAAGGGCGCACAGGGCACCATCCCCGGTACGTTCGCCAAGGACGCCTTCAAGCAGAAGCTCCTCGCAATCGATCCCGCCCTGAAGGATTACAGCTACGCAGGCGAGTCCTACGACGCCGTGAACCTGATCTCGCTGGCCTCTGAGGCAGCCAAGAGCACCAAGGGCACGGACATTGCAGCCAAGCTCAAGGAAGTCTCTGAAGGCGGCGAGAAGTGCACCGACTTCCCGTCCTGCGTCACCCTGCTCCGCGAGGGCAAGGACATTGACTACGACGGCCAGTCCGGTCCGGTAACGTTCTCCGATGCCGGTGACCCCACCGAGGCATACATCGGTATCTACGAATACCAGGACGACAACACCTACAAGCCGGTCCGCGAAGAATTCGGCAAGCTCTAA
- a CDS encoding N-acetyltransferase — protein sequence MSGEIDLKTLLESLHPVARDGEYVYALWPHGRPLEGGIEAAVREAEGLTVVLRRDEADALGLSYDFVATWITLQVHSALEAVGLTAAVSAALTHAGISCNVLAGFHHDHLLVPSAEAGRALEVLRLLARGVVLRSERPEDREEILELTARAFSISPVTGEPVEGTPVEVGLLRELFQCSEYIPELSIVAEMGGEIVGHAISTRGWAGEFELLGLGPIGVLPPFQQRGVGSALMRETAARATAMGERGIALLGSPLYYRRFGYVPAISLGVEPPEPAWGEHFQLLPLPGWPEDVYGTFRYAEPFNRL from the coding sequence ATGTCCGGTGAAATCGATCTGAAGACCCTCCTGGAATCCCTTCATCCCGTGGCCCGCGACGGTGAGTACGTATACGCACTGTGGCCGCATGGAAGGCCCCTGGAAGGTGGAATCGAAGCGGCCGTGCGCGAGGCTGAGGGCCTCACCGTTGTCCTTCGCCGCGATGAGGCGGACGCGCTGGGCCTTAGCTATGATTTCGTGGCCACGTGGATCACGTTGCAGGTCCACTCGGCCCTGGAGGCCGTGGGGCTCACAGCGGCCGTCAGCGCAGCGTTGACGCATGCGGGGATCAGTTGCAACGTCCTGGCTGGTTTCCACCACGATCACCTCCTGGTGCCATCGGCGGAGGCGGGCAGGGCCTTGGAGGTGCTGCGGCTGCTGGCGCGCGGCGTGGTCCTGCGCTCCGAGCGGCCTGAGGACCGGGAAGAGATCCTGGAACTCACGGCCCGGGCTTTCTCCATCTCACCGGTGACCGGTGAGCCGGTTGAGGGCACGCCCGTTGAAGTGGGGCTGCTACGGGAGCTTTTCCAGTGCAGCGAGTACATTCCGGAGCTCAGCATTGTGGCGGAAATGGGCGGAGAAATCGTGGGGCACGCCATCAGCACGAGGGGCTGGGCGGGGGAATTTGAACTGCTGGGCCTGGGTCCCATTGGCGTGCTCCCGCCGTTCCAGCAGCGCGGAGTGGGTTCAGCCTTGATGCGCGAAACAGCGGCCCGTGCAACGGCTATGGGGGAGCGCGGCATCGCGTTGCTGGGCAGCCCGCTGTACTACAGGCGCTTCGGATACGTCCCGGCCATTTCCCTGGGCGTTGAACCGCCTGAGCCGGCCTGGGGAGAGCACTTCCAGCTACTGCCTTTGCCGGGATGGCCGGAGGACGTTTATGGGACCTTCCGCTACGCGGAGCCGTTCAACCGCCTCTAG
- a CDS encoding ABC transporter ATP-binding protein, translating to MSETNEFNTASSANTDNIDYMTDSRPIAVGENTPGCKKRDPIVVAEDVTRSFGGINAVDVEYLEIPRHKITALIGPNGAGKTTLFNLLTGFDTPNTGKWQFEGNSLAGVSSYKVARMGMVRTFQLTKVMGKLTVMENMRLGAANQPGERLSKALFKGIWGGREKEITAQANVLLEKFKLDAKKDDYAASLSGGQRKLLEMARSLMVKPKLVMLDEPMAGVNPALTQSLLDHIKNLKAEGMTVLFVEHDMNMVRHIADWVVVMAEGKVVAEGPPGEVMKNPAVIDAYLGAHHDVDLGDAEGIKVLEAELEADEESVVGTEDAGILSEIEETKKEDGK from the coding sequence ATGAGTGAGACCAACGAATTCAACACTGCAAGCAGTGCAAACACCGACAACATTGACTACATGACCGATTCGCGGCCCATCGCGGTCGGGGAGAACACCCCCGGGTGCAAGAAGCGCGATCCCATTGTGGTGGCAGAGGACGTCACCCGTTCCTTTGGCGGCATCAACGCCGTGGACGTTGAATACCTTGAGATCCCGCGCCACAAGATCACCGCATTGATCGGTCCCAACGGCGCAGGGAAGACCACCCTGTTCAACCTGCTCACGGGCTTTGACACTCCCAATACGGGCAAGTGGCAGTTTGAAGGCAACAGCCTGGCAGGGGTCTCCTCCTACAAAGTGGCCCGCATGGGCATGGTCCGCACCTTCCAGCTGACCAAAGTGATGGGCAAGCTGACCGTCATGGAGAACATGCGGCTCGGCGCGGCGAACCAGCCCGGCGAAAGACTCTCCAAGGCTCTGTTCAAGGGCATCTGGGGTGGACGGGAAAAGGAAATCACGGCCCAGGCCAACGTGCTGCTGGAAAAGTTCAAGTTGGACGCCAAGAAGGACGACTACGCGGCCTCCCTTTCCGGCGGTCAGCGCAAGCTCCTGGAGATGGCGCGGTCCTTGATGGTCAAACCCAAGCTGGTGATGCTGGACGAACCCATGGCCGGTGTGAACCCCGCCCTGACCCAGTCTTTGCTGGACCACATCAAGAACCTCAAGGCTGAGGGCATGACCGTCCTGTTCGTGGAGCATGACATGAACATGGTCCGCCACATCGCTGACTGGGTGGTGGTCATGGCCGAAGGCAAAGTTGTTGCCGAAGGACCTCCGGGCGAAGTCATGAAGAACCCCGCGGTGATCGATGCCTACCTTGGCGCACACCATGATGTGGACCTCGGCGACGCTGAAGGCATCAAGGTGCTCGAGGCCGAACTGGAAGCTGATGAAGAGTCCGTAGTGGGAACCGAAGACGCAGGAATCCTGTCCGAAATCGAAGAAACCAAGAAGGAGGACGGGAAATGA
- a CDS encoding septum formation initiator family protein, with protein MATRRPKVPRADALGSPSSGSRPSPASQSSTGGKPAEGAEVITAEFGGERSTSKSSTPAGGKAATTSKAATGGKSPAGRKPSGISYKVADTKSADKGQGSGKPGTSKDDRDLDPVPAKAFSGRMLALAVVMIAITILLAPTVKIFLEKRAEISALEAEIAGRKAEQAELNKQLSRWQDPNYVKQQARDRINMVMPGETGYWVFGGEEAAGTPGGRTGSGSSANPENLPWVDALWESIRRSATD; from the coding sequence ATGGCCACCCGTCGTCCAAAGGTCCCCAGGGCCGACGCCCTTGGCAGCCCGTCCAGCGGTAGCCGCCCGTCCCCCGCCAGCCAGTCCTCCACAGGTGGCAAGCCGGCCGAAGGCGCTGAGGTCATCACGGCTGAGTTCGGCGGTGAGCGGTCAACGTCAAAGTCGTCGACGCCGGCTGGCGGCAAAGCGGCAACCACCAGTAAAGCGGCAACCGGCGGAAAGAGCCCCGCAGGGAGGAAGCCGTCGGGGATTTCCTACAAGGTGGCGGACACCAAATCTGCGGACAAGGGCCAAGGTTCCGGAAAACCAGGCACTTCCAAGGATGACCGCGACCTCGATCCCGTACCGGCAAAAGCGTTCTCCGGCCGGATGCTTGCACTGGCTGTGGTGATGATTGCCATCACTATCCTGCTGGCTCCCACCGTGAAGATCTTCCTGGAGAAACGTGCTGAAATCTCAGCGCTGGAAGCGGAAATCGCCGGCAGGAAAGCCGAACAAGCGGAGCTGAACAAACAGCTTTCCCGGTGGCAGGACCCCAACTACGTGAAACAGCAGGCCCGGGACCGCATTAACATGGTTATGCCGGGTGAAACAGGTTACTGGGTGTTTGGGGGAGAAGAAGCCGCCGGCACACCGGGTGGCCGCACCGGCTCCGGATCGTCGGCCAACCCGGAGAATCTGCCCTGGGTGGATGCTCTCTGGGAGTCAATCAGACGATCGGCAACTGACTAG
- a CDS encoding ABC transporter ATP-binding protein, giving the protein MSSSISEMPASAAAPAGDSVVKVTNLVAGYIPGVNILNGCSIEARKGELIGIIGPNGAGKSTLLKAMFGLVKVHSGTVVVRGQDLTGLKANKLVTQGVGFVPQTNNVFATLTIEENLQMGMFQRPKDFSQRFDFVTSLFPELGKRRAQRAGSLSGGERQMVAMGRALMMDPAVLLLDEPSAGLSPVKQDETFLRVHEINRAGVSVIMVEQNARRCLQICDRGYVLDQGKDAYTGTGRELMKDPKVIQLYLGTLADEV; this is encoded by the coding sequence ATGAGCAGCAGCATCAGCGAAATGCCCGCCTCGGCGGCAGCCCCGGCCGGTGATTCCGTAGTCAAGGTCACCAATTTGGTGGCCGGTTACATTCCCGGCGTCAATATCCTCAACGGCTGCAGCATTGAGGCCCGCAAGGGCGAACTCATTGGCATCATCGGGCCTAACGGCGCCGGCAAGTCCACGCTCCTCAAAGCCATGTTCGGCCTGGTCAAGGTCCACTCCGGCACGGTGGTGGTCCGTGGCCAGGACCTCACCGGGTTGAAAGCCAACAAGCTGGTGACCCAGGGCGTTGGCTTCGTGCCGCAAACCAACAACGTTTTTGCCACGCTGACCATTGAAGAGAATCTGCAAATGGGCATGTTCCAGCGGCCCAAAGACTTCTCCCAGAGGTTCGACTTTGTCACCAGCCTCTTCCCGGAGCTGGGAAAGCGGCGTGCCCAGCGTGCAGGGTCATTGTCCGGTGGCGAACGCCAGATGGTGGCCATGGGCAGGGCACTGATGATGGACCCGGCCGTGCTGCTGCTCGACGAGCCGTCGGCAGGCCTATCCCCCGTCAAACAGGACGAGACCTTCCTGCGTGTCCACGAGATCAACCGTGCCGGGGTCTCAGTGATCATGGTGGAGCAGAATGCGCGGCGCTGCCTGCAGATCTGCGACCGCGGATACGTCCTGGACCAGGGCAAGGACGCGTACACCGGTACGGGGCGCGAGCTCATGAAGGACCCCAAGGTCATCCAGCTTTACCTTGGTACCCTGGCGGACGAGGTCTAA
- a CDS encoding NAD(P)/FAD-dependent oxidoreductase produces MATTPELIDRPRVLVVGGGYVGLYVALKLQKKIANAGGIVTVVDPLPYMTYQPFLPEVAGGNIEARHAVVSHRQHLKQTELIQGRVTSIDHANRTAVIAPSDGGENFEIPYFDVVIAAGAITRTFPIKGLADKGIGLKTIEEAVALRNKVLERIESASTMTDPAERAKALTFVVVGGGFAGIECLTEMEDLARAAVRNNPRVRQEEVRFILVEAMGRIMPEVTASQAEWVVEHLRSRGIEVLLNTSLDSAEGNLKLINLPDKTPAGEVEADTLVWAAGVQANPMIRSTDFPLEPRGRVRVLPDLRIAGDEGIVENAWAAGDIAAVPDLTGKGLPDGTCVPNAQHALRQAKKLAKNLWASRWDKPLHDYKHKNLGAVAGFGEWKGVANINLLGRIGLKGGLAWLAHRGYHGMAMPTVERKFRVIFGWILAFFAGRDTTQLMDLDNPRGAFVAAATPAPKPAAAPAPVEAKPVAEEVKTPVTADAK; encoded by the coding sequence ATGGCAACCACCCCAGAGCTCATTGACCGTCCCCGGGTTCTCGTCGTCGGCGGCGGCTACGTCGGCCTGTACGTAGCACTCAAATTGCAGAAGAAGATCGCGAACGCAGGCGGAATCGTCACCGTCGTTGATCCACTGCCGTACATGACCTACCAGCCCTTCCTCCCGGAAGTTGCCGGCGGCAACATCGAGGCACGCCACGCCGTGGTCTCGCACCGTCAGCACCTCAAGCAGACCGAGCTCATCCAGGGCCGCGTCACCAGCATTGACCACGCAAACCGCACCGCAGTGATCGCCCCCTCGGATGGCGGCGAGAACTTTGAGATCCCGTACTTTGACGTGGTCATCGCAGCCGGTGCCATCACCCGCACCTTCCCCATCAAGGGCCTCGCGGACAAGGGCATCGGCCTGAAGACCATCGAGGAAGCTGTTGCGCTGCGCAACAAGGTGCTGGAGCGGATCGAGTCCGCTTCCACCATGACTGACCCCGCAGAACGCGCCAAGGCACTGACCTTCGTTGTTGTAGGTGGCGGCTTTGCCGGCATCGAATGCCTCACCGAAATGGAAGACCTCGCCCGCGCCGCTGTGCGGAACAACCCCCGCGTCCGTCAGGAAGAAGTCCGCTTCATCCTGGTCGAAGCCATGGGCCGCATCATGCCCGAGGTCACCGCTTCGCAGGCCGAGTGGGTTGTGGAGCACCTCCGCAGCCGCGGCATCGAAGTACTCCTGAACACTTCCCTGGACAGCGCCGAGGGCAACCTTAAGCTGATCAACCTGCCGGACAAGACCCCCGCCGGTGAAGTTGAAGCAGACACCCTGGTGTGGGCTGCCGGTGTGCAGGCCAACCCCATGATCCGCTCCACCGACTTCCCGCTGGAACCGCGTGGCCGCGTTCGTGTCCTCCCGGATCTCCGCATCGCAGGGGACGAAGGCATTGTGGAGAACGCCTGGGCCGCCGGCGACATCGCCGCTGTTCCGGACCTCACGGGCAAGGGCCTGCCGGACGGCACCTGCGTCCCCAACGCCCAGCACGCACTGCGCCAGGCCAAGAAGCTCGCCAAGAACCTCTGGGCTTCCCGCTGGGACAAGCCGCTGCACGACTACAAGCACAAGAACCTTGGTGCTGTGGCCGGCTTCGGCGAGTGGAAGGGTGTTGCCAACATCAACCTGCTCGGCCGCATCGGCCTCAAGGGTGGACTCGCCTGGCTTGCCCACCGCGGCTACCACGGCATGGCCATGCCCACGGTGGAGCGTAAGTTCCGCGTGATCTTCGGCTGGATCCTGGCCTTCTTCGCCGGCCGCGACACCACCCAGTTGATGGACCTGGACAACCCGCGCGGTGCCTTCGTGGCCGCCGCAACTCCGGCTCCCAAGCCTGCTGCCGCTCCGGCACCGGTGGAAGCGAAGCCGGTTGCCGAGGAAGTCAAGACTCCGGTAACTGCTGACGCCAAGTAG
- a CDS encoding lipid kinase — protein sequence MKLTREARSIAVVINAGSRKGSAARELVVQSLGKAGLPVSAMYTVDGGGDLNRTLERALAEGHDLVVVGGGDGTVASAAGLVAGTDVALGVLPLGTANDLARTLDIPKDLGEACKALAEGKIVDIDLGRANGQPFLNVASAGLSVAVTQALSPRLKRLIGPLAYGVATVRSYAKHKPFHARLEFPEGDHPPVELENLLQVAVGNGRYYGGGNAVSPTAGIDDHTLDIYAILMAPLREQAKIARSLKNGKFVENERVYHLTSRSVRLVTTPPLPVNLDGEITTGTPTDFTVERNAVHVVVPGNSSSATFEGRG from the coding sequence ATGAAGCTAACCCGGGAGGCCCGCTCCATCGCGGTGGTCATTAATGCCGGCTCACGCAAAGGATCCGCTGCCAGGGAGTTGGTGGTCCAAAGCCTGGGAAAGGCAGGACTCCCGGTTTCTGCCATGTACACAGTGGACGGAGGCGGGGACCTCAACCGGACCTTGGAACGGGCGCTTGCCGAAGGGCATGACCTCGTAGTGGTTGGGGGAGGCGACGGAACGGTTGCCTCCGCGGCAGGACTGGTAGCGGGCACGGACGTGGCGTTGGGTGTCCTTCCGCTGGGCACCGCCAATGATCTTGCCCGGACGCTGGACATCCCCAAGGACCTGGGCGAGGCATGCAAAGCCCTGGCCGAGGGAAAAATAGTGGATATTGACCTTGGCCGCGCCAACGGGCAGCCCTTCCTTAACGTTGCGTCAGCCGGCCTGTCCGTAGCTGTTACCCAGGCTCTCAGTCCGCGCCTCAAACGGCTCATTGGACCCTTGGCCTATGGAGTGGCCACAGTGCGCTCCTACGCCAAGCACAAGCCATTCCACGCCCGTTTGGAGTTCCCGGAGGGGGACCACCCGCCGGTGGAGCTGGAGAACCTGTTGCAGGTGGCTGTGGGGAACGGACGGTATTACGGCGGCGGCAATGCAGTCTCTCCCACCGCAGGGATTGATGACCACACCCTGGACATCTATGCCATTCTCATGGCGCCGCTGCGGGAGCAGGCAAAAATCGCCCGCTCGCTCAAGAACGGCAAGTTCGTGGAGAACGAGCGGGTGTACCACCTCACCAGCCGGAGCGTCAGGCTGGTCACCACCCCGCCGCTGCCGGTGAACCTCGACGGCGAAATCACCACCGGGACACCCACCGATTTCACTGTTGAACGCAATGCGGTGCACGTGGTGGTACCGGGTAACAGCAGCAGCGCCACGTTTGAGGGACGCGGCTGA